In Mycobacterium branderi, the DNA window GCGTTGTGCCCGCCCGCGGCGTTGTAGGCGTCCTGGAACGCGACGTTGCTTTGCAGAATGATCTGCTCGATCACCTGGCCGGGCAGACTGCCCTGACCGATGGCTTCCGACGGTGTGCCGTTGCCGCTGTAGATCCACAGCCGGGTGTTGTTGCCGGCCAGCCGCCCGGCCTGCACGGTGGGATCGTTGCGCTGCCACCCGGGTCCGCCCGTTGGTCCCCACATGTCCTGCGGGTTGAAGCCGCCCTCGTCGTTCATCGCCATCCCGATCAGCGTGGGCCCATTCCCGCTGGAGGGGTTCAACAACGCCGACAACGAGCCGGCGTAGGCGAATTGCCCCGGATGGTAGGCCGCCAGGATCAACGCCGATGACCCGGACATAGATACCCCCACGACCGCGTTGCGGTTCGACCGGACTCCTTTGCCCGACAGGTAACCGGGCAGCTCACTGGTCAAAAAGGTTTCCCATTTGTAGGTCTGGCCATTGGCCGAGCCATACCAATCGGAATAGAAGCTCGAGCGCCCGCCCACTGGTGCCACCACCGATATGCCGGAACCGGCGTAGTCGTTGAATGCGTTGGTGTCGATATCCCAGCCGCTGCGGTCGTCCCGGGCCCGCAACCCGTCGAGAAGGTAGACCGCCGGCGCTCCGCCGCTTTGGAATTCGACGGTGATGTTGTGACCCATACTCGCCGAGGGCACCTGAAGAAATTCCGGCGCTGCCGCCCGCGCGTGCGGCGCGCTCCCAACACCGGCGAGCCCCGGCAGCGCAGCGACGGCGACGCCCGTAACCAGTAGTCGACGCATCCAGCGCTCTTTCTTCCCGTTCATCCCCGCTCCTTCCATTCAGGGGGATTCCCAATTGGGTTCTGCGCCGCCCCCAAGTCATCTCGATACC includes these proteins:
- a CDS encoding esterase family protein, which codes for MNGKKERWMRRLLVTGVAVAALPGLAGVGSAPHARAAAPEFLQVPSASMGHNITVEFQSGGAPAVYLLDGLRARDDRSGWDIDTNAFNDYAGSGISVVAPVGGRSSFYSDWYGSANGQTYKWETFLTSELPGYLSGKGVRSNRNAVVGVSMSGSSALILAAYHPGQFAYAGSLSALLNPSSGNGPTLIGMAMNDEGGFNPQDMWGPTGGPGWQRNDPTVQAGRLAGNNTRLWIYSGNGTPSEAIGQGSLPGQVIEQIILQSNVAFQDAYNAAGGHNATFNLDSNGVHSWGYWGAQLAAMKPDMQSTLGAGAGAA